One genomic window of Desulfovibrio gilichinskyi includes the following:
- a CDS encoding MlaD family protein, whose translation MVLNPRSSKTDIVKAGLAALAGLTVLGLFIVFLGGHDFFSDYSTYKIQFLNIKDLTSGRPVKYAGLSVGKVKSIEVNKEHPEHISVVINVDKDFDLYEGTVATITQKGLVGDNYILLELKSEPGPKLVPGSIIPVALTLSMGDVAAEIGKAVAAVAPKLEKAAEGLQTLLTGDNRANLEKSLKIAPDVLLQTNATLASFQKEWIKLSRTASTGIKSGTKNLEALTFEVSTTLNKAGKVLESLNRDVKNSLQNMDGEISRVADGVDGLTLDLRKNLEYDQEEIEAILLNVNRLSREMNRLARSLRERPWQVLNPPEGAEK comes from the coding sequence ATGGTACTCAATCCGCGCAGCTCGAAGACTGATATTGTTAAGGCAGGGTTAGCCGCTCTTGCGGGACTGACCGTGCTGGGATTATTTATTGTTTTTCTGGGCGGACACGATTTTTTTTCTGACTATTCCACTTATAAAATTCAATTTCTAAACATAAAAGATCTGACTTCAGGACGACCTGTAAAATACGCAGGGCTAAGCGTCGGCAAGGTAAAATCCATAGAAGTTAATAAAGAACATCCTGAGCACATTTCTGTAGTCATTAACGTTGATAAAGATTTTGACCTCTATGAGGGGACTGTCGCAACAATTACTCAAAAAGGACTTGTCGGTGACAATTACATTCTTTTAGAACTTAAAAGTGAACCGGGCCCGAAACTTGTCCCTGGATCTATCATTCCGGTTGCTTTGACTCTAAGTATGGGGGATGTTGCTGCAGAAATCGGCAAAGCGGTAGCGGCGGTAGCTCCAAAGCTAGAAAAGGCCGCAGAAGGGCTTCAGACGCTTCTGACAGGAGATAATAGGGCAAACCTTGAAAAAAGTTTAAAAATTGCTCCTGACGTACTTCTGCAAACCAATGCAACTCTCGCTTCTTTCCAAAAAGAATGGATTAAGCTTTCTCGAACAGCATCCACTGGTATAAAATCTGGAACAAAAAATCTTGAGGCTTTAACTTTTGAAGTTTCGACTACTTTAAATAAGGCAGGAAAAGTTCTTGAATCTTTGAACAGGGATGTAAAAAACTCATTGCAGAATATGGATGGTGAAATCTCAAGAGTCGCTGATGGAGTTGACGGACTGACACTGGATCTGCGCAAAAATCTTGAATACGATCAGGAAGAAATCGAAGCAATTCTTTTGAATGTAAACAGGCTTTCCAGAGAAATGAACAGATTGGCCAGATCGCTTCGAGAGCGGCCGTGGCAGGTCCTTAATCCTCCTGAAGGGGCTGAAAAATGA
- a CDS encoding DnaJ family domain-containing protein, whose product MYFIGAIAEAKIREAEAKGDFKNLSCKGKPLTLEDDSMIPAELRMAYKALKNAGYLPLEMQLRKDIHSALDLLESMEEEKERYCQMQKVNVLFEKIKHMRGQKISIDSEDAYYQTIVERMTLNSNKFKDK is encoded by the coding sequence ATGTATTTTATTGGTGCAATTGCTGAGGCTAAAATTAGAGAAGCAGAGGCAAAAGGAGATTTTAAAAATCTATCCTGCAAAGGGAAGCCGCTGACACTTGAAGATGACTCTATGATTCCAGCCGAACTGCGGATGGCATATAAAGCTTTAAAAAATGCAGGATATCTTCCACTGGAAATGCAGCTTCGAAAGGATATTCATTCAGCTCTTGACCTGCTTGAAAGCATGGAGGAAGAAAAAGAGCGTTATTGTCAGATGCAGAAGGTAAATGTACTTTTTGAAAAAATTAAACATATGCGCGGACAGAAAATTTCAATCGACAGCGAAGATGCATATTATCAGACAATAGTCGAACGGATGACCCTGAACAGCAATAAATTCAAGGATAAATAG
- a CDS encoding WD40 repeat domain-containing protein produces the protein MILRFSKVKLLILFFALILVSIPLSLRAQSNSSSKERVGQTYIDVPAELNKGTAKSLKDYVSELLSKKYVSVGKLYDAPFEGLEDKIYISVTKEKAIPIIAGGVSSYAGTEEGLAAALYDGSIRLWSTYPCKKVKLPSGKGASLVAYAPGSPVLAATDSDGDNLFIYDLKTCTRIPGDIPVEHGPVKMMAISRTGDWLGLIDSFNTLLCGPSNGPLKELSVLEGTPLFIGYTPGQGILVEVEASGKIVLWGMNDLSTINSDEVPDGPFTSVRMSGYVVCLRRDDGKEIYWDLRKRSLVKKSEALKESPSWVYEKDGALVYSTGVDRWKVAEHFGMPMFIVSYSAKEKLIRVRDLDSKTRYYSTLDGKEFSEINTSDWKFVSPKNGIYKAGKKSFRFFDSVCQKGIQRLYCRYIDGKGFYLWWQQAGNVADLNPHPMELPVRECILADQPAVWTPLIQGEIR, from the coding sequence ATGATTCTTAGATTTTCAAAGGTTAAACTTCTTATTCTTTTCTTTGCCCTGATATTGGTAAGTATTCCGCTTTCATTAAGAGCGCAAAGCAACTCAAGTAGTAAAGAGCGAGTCGGACAAACCTATATAGACGTTCCGGCAGAGCTGAATAAAGGTACAGCTAAATCGTTAAAAGATTATGTTTCCGAGTTGTTGAGTAAAAAATATGTGAGCGTTGGAAAATTGTATGATGCTCCGTTTGAAGGACTTGAAGATAAAATATATATTTCGGTTACAAAGGAGAAGGCTATTCCTATTATTGCCGGCGGAGTCTCCTCTTATGCAGGAACTGAAGAAGGTCTTGCCGCGGCACTTTATGACGGGTCTATCCGTCTCTGGAGCACTTATCCTTGTAAAAAAGTGAAATTACCGTCCGGCAAAGGGGCGAGTCTTGTCGCATATGCACCGGGAAGCCCTGTTTTAGCTGCCACAGACAGTGATGGTGATAATTTATTTATTTATGATTTGAAAACATGTACCAGAATACCGGGAGATATTCCGGTTGAACATGGCCCTGTAAAAATGATGGCTATTTCCCGCACCGGCGACTGGCTGGGCTTGATAGATAGTTTTAATACGTTATTGTGTGGTCCTTCAAACGGTCCGTTAAAAGAATTATCCGTGCTGGAAGGAACTCCTCTTTTTATCGGTTACACACCGGGGCAGGGGATTTTGGTAGAGGTTGAAGCGTCCGGTAAAATTGTTTTGTGGGGTATGAATGATTTGTCCACAATCAACTCAGATGAAGTCCCGGATGGACCTTTTACCTCGGTTAGAATGTCCGGTTATGTTGTCTGTCTGCGCCGCGATGACGGCAAAGAAATTTATTGGGATCTGCGTAAGCGTAGTTTGGTTAAGAAATCTGAAGCATTAAAAGAATCTCCCTCTTGGGTTTATGAAAAGGACGGGGCACTTGTTTACTCAACAGGTGTAGATCGCTGGAAAGTCGCGGAGCATTTCGGGATGCCTATGTTCATAGTATCCTACTCTGCAAAAGAAAAATTGATCAGAGTTCGTGACCTTGACTCTAAAACTCGTTACTATAGCACCTTAGATGGAAAAGAGTTTTCAGAAATTAATACATCGGACTGGAAATTTGTCTCTCCTAAAAACGGTATATACAAGGCTGGTAAAAAGTCTTTTCGGTTTTTTGACTCTGTATGTCAAAAAGGAATTCAAAGACTTTATTGTCGGTATATTGATGGGAAAGGTTTTTATCTGTGGTGGCAGCAGGCAGGAAATGTAGCTGATCTGAATCCTCATCCTATGGAACTACCCGTCAGAGAATGTATTCTGGCTGATCAGCCCGCAGTTTGGACACCCCTGATTCAGGGAGAAATACGGTAA
- a CDS encoding ATP-dependent 6-phosphofructokinase — protein MVKNSVKKKELINTEIAVLGQAKIPSPLKRCYFIEDNDRTLVNLAEEDMGLTDDNTVYQEFEKAGPRAFTYFDPSKTKCAVVTCGGLCPGLNDVIRSIVLEAHYLYKVSSVLGIKFGLQGFIPKYGHDVVELTPDKVANIHQFGGTMLGSSRGPQDPEEVVDALERMNISVLFMIGGDGTMRAAQKIVAEISKRNVRISIIGIPKTIDNDIGFVTKSFGFDTAVDKATEAIQSAHVESLGVVNGIGLVKLMGRESGFIAAQATLALKDVNFVLVPEHPFEFDGEYGLLKSLETRLDERQHAVIVCAEGAGQEQCEYTGEKDPSGNPILCDICTLLIRKVKEHFKEVGKDVTLKFIDPSYIIRSVRANANDCVYCGFLGQHAVHAAMAGKTGMVVSRLQARYVHLPLDLVTLKRKKLNVKSDYWRAVLESTGQGHLRNDMEKDIS, from the coding sequence GTGGTAAAAAACTCAGTTAAAAAGAAAGAGCTGATAAATACCGAGATAGCTGTTCTTGGACAGGCTAAAATACCTTCTCCCTTGAAACGATGCTATTTCATTGAAGATAACGATAGGACTTTGGTTAATCTGGCTGAAGAAGACATGGGCTTAACTGATGACAATACTGTTTATCAGGAGTTCGAAAAAGCAGGCCCGCGTGCGTTTACTTATTTTGACCCGTCAAAGACGAAGTGTGCTGTAGTTACTTGCGGCGGTCTTTGCCCGGGGCTTAACGATGTGATCCGTTCAATTGTACTTGAAGCTCATTATCTTTATAAAGTTTCATCCGTGCTTGGCATTAAGTTTGGCTTGCAGGGATTCATTCCTAAATACGGCCACGACGTTGTAGAGCTGACACCTGATAAGGTCGCGAATATTCATCAATTCGGCGGGACTATGCTTGGTTCTTCCCGCGGTCCGCAGGACCCTGAAGAAGTGGTCGATGCCCTTGAACGTATGAACATCAGCGTTTTGTTTATGATCGGCGGTGATGGGACTATGCGTGCTGCACAGAAGATTGTTGCTGAGATTAGCAAGCGTAATGTCCGTATCTCAATAATCGGCATTCCGAAGACCATTGATAACGATATCGGGTTTGTTACGAAGTCTTTCGGGTTTGATACTGCAGTAGATAAGGCCACAGAAGCCATTCAGTCGGCTCATGTGGAATCTTTAGGGGTTGTGAATGGTATCGGCCTCGTAAAATTAATGGGGCGCGAGTCGGGCTTTATTGCGGCTCAGGCTACCTTAGCTCTTAAAGACGTAAATTTTGTGCTTGTTCCTGAACATCCTTTTGAATTTGACGGTGAATACGGCCTGCTCAAATCGCTCGAAACACGGCTGGATGAACGGCAGCATGCCGTAATCGTATGTGCTGAGGGAGCAGGGCAGGAGCAATGTGAATATACCGGAGAAAAGGACCCTTCAGGTAACCCTATTTTGTGTGATATCTGTACGTTGCTTATCCGCAAGGTCAAAGAGCATTTTAAAGAAGTCGGGAAAGATGTCACCCTTAAATTTATTGACCCTAGCTATATAATCCGTTCAGTTCGAGCCAATGCGAATGACTGTGTGTATTGCGGTTTTCTCGGCCAGCACGCGGTACATGCGGCAATGGCGGGTAAAACAGGCATGGTCGTGAGCAGGCTCCAAGCTAGATATGTCCATTTGCCGCTTGATTTAGTGACGCTGAAGCGGAAAAAATTGAATGTTAAATCTGATTACTGGAGAGCAGTGCTTGAGTCCACAGGGCAGGGGCATCTGCGTAATGATATGGAAAAAGATATCAGCTAG
- a CDS encoding DUF4238 domain-containing protein — MANPPLSHYSPKFANKAWADDGKYISYYRHSYANQIKKCPKGWKQWGRKRGLWSWDVENSLNKDLETTANLVYKKICSYNELTDDERILWSQFLLSQLVRTPAFIRYENTSKKLFGITKKPKRDRVGCTQCMDIKFLANRDWCMLLAHEDDFFVRSDNPVFMTGFIELPNTCLFYPLTPMLCFVACSMPKNWNAFTNKPNKTTDYQLEKDAAHFFNYHFAKASDESLILSPHHDRTTAEEMYKEVLGVYPQPPFPLHILEGRNPEMAFESIRKIMSRTDGCEYPCWQPMELEPFY; from the coding sequence ATGGCTAATCCACCTTTATCCCATTACTCCCCCAAGTTTGCCAACAAAGCTTGGGCGGATGATGGGAAGTATATATCATATTATAGGCATTCTTATGCTAATCAAATCAAAAAATGTCCCAAAGGTTGGAAGCAATGGGGTAGAAAGAGAGGGTTATGGTCTTGGGATGTTGAAAATTCATTAAATAAAGATTTGGAGACTACCGCTAATCTTGTATACAAAAAAATCTGTAGCTATAATGAATTAACGGATGATGAACGAATTCTCTGGTCTCAGTTCCTACTATCTCAACTGGTTCGCACACCAGCCTTCATCAGGTATGAAAATACATCTAAGAAGCTATTTGGTATCACTAAAAAACCTAAACGTGATCGTGTCGGATGTACGCAATGTATGGATATCAAGTTCTTAGCGAATAGAGATTGGTGTATGCTATTAGCTCATGAAGATGATTTTTTTGTAAGAAGTGATAATCCCGTTTTTATGACAGGTTTTATTGAGTTGCCAAATACTTGCTTATTTTATCCACTAACTCCTATGTTATGCTTTGTAGCTTGCTCTATGCCAAAAAATTGGAATGCTTTTACAAACAAACCCAATAAAACAACTGATTATCAACTAGAGAAAGATGCTGCTCATTTTTTTAATTATCACTTCGCAAAAGCGTCTGATGAATCATTAATTTTATCCCCTCACCATGACAGAACCACGGCTGAAGAAATGTACAAAGAAGTTCTTGGAGTTTATCCTCAACCACCTTTTCCATTGCACATTCTTGAAGGTCGTAATCCTGAAATGGCGTTTGAATCTATTCGAAAAATAATGAGTAGAACAGATGGCTGCGAATATCCATGCTGGCAACCAATGGAGTTAGAGCCTTTTTATTAA
- a CDS encoding HD domain-containing protein produces MSEPFKDAVGICKTIMRNGYDAYIISERLQKLTIEDKGKEIVIDISTELDFKGLSKLFPNIQIAGKNEVTAILKEGESSFYFYMSDTSNSSHPEECVSRMTPRLLKALEKKQEIPMSSACPYIPKARDPYEGFASLSTGEVCFLGIPDQTLKKDYLMGIRALRFAANYNLPIESNTKASIIRACKRILDYVPIPEIMDEWRKVEAENMYIFVSLLFETMLLHGLIPEIAGLSRFTQVKNSKTGETETVFNHTLDVMRLYPEELPYDWFGVVACLFHDVGKVFTAEKVDGEWQFLQHHRVGAKVTRKILTRLNFPQEDVDLICGIVRNHMRFHFMLTDKGIRKFKAIAEYPRLIEMVRADIKARGSQYKEFNHNLKMLERADIPEEALDPFLNGNEIMQYTGLNPGPVVGIIRESLLIAQISGDVSTMEEAIEYVKNQARMEKLIQ; encoded by the coding sequence ATGAGCGAACCCTTTAAAGACGCGGTTGGAATTTGTAAAACCATTATGCGCAACGGCTATGACGCCTACATTATCAGCGAAAGGCTTCAAAAGCTTACCATTGAAGATAAAGGTAAAGAAATAGTCATTGATATTTCCACCGAACTCGATTTCAAGGGGCTGAGCAAGCTTTTTCCCAATATTCAAATAGCAGGAAAAAACGAAGTAACAGCGATTTTGAAAGAAGGAGAATCCTCCTTCTATTTCTACATGTCTGACACAAGCAACTCTTCTCACCCTGAAGAGTGCGTTTCACGCATGACTCCGAGACTGCTTAAGGCCTTGGAAAAGAAACAAGAAATCCCAATGTCTTCAGCTTGTCCTTATATTCCTAAAGCAAGAGATCCTTACGAAGGATTTGCCTCGCTAAGCACTGGAGAAGTCTGCTTTCTTGGAATTCCTGACCAGACTCTTAAAAAAGATTACCTCATGGGAATCAGAGCACTGCGCTTTGCTGCAAACTATAATCTTCCCATTGAAAGTAATACCAAAGCATCCATCATCAGAGCATGCAAACGTATTTTAGACTATGTGCCAATCCCTGAAATCATGGATGAATGGCGCAAAGTCGAAGCAGAAAACATGTACATATTTGTTTCTCTGCTTTTCGAAACCATGCTTCTGCATGGACTTATCCCTGAAATTGCGGGCCTTTCACGCTTCACACAGGTGAAAAACAGCAAAACAGGTGAAACTGAGACCGTATTTAATCACACCCTTGATGTAATGCGCCTCTACCCTGAAGAACTTCCTTACGACTGGTTCGGCGTGGTTGCATGTCTGTTCCACGACGTTGGTAAAGTATTCACCGCGGAAAAAGTTGACGGAGAATGGCAGTTCCTGCAGCACCATCGCGTAGGAGCTAAAGTTACCAGAAAAATTCTTACCCGCCTCAACTTCCCGCAGGAGGATGTGGATCTCATCTGCGGAATAGTTCGCAACCATATGCGTTTTCATTTCATGCTTACCGATAAGGGTATCAGGAAATTTAAAGCTATAGCTGAATACCCACGCCTTATCGAAATGGTCCGTGCAGACATCAAGGCCCGCGGATCACAGTATAAAGAATTCAACCATAACCTTAAAATGCTCGAACGCGCGGACATTCCGGAAGAAGCACTTGATCCTTTCCTCAACGGAAATGAAATCATGCAGTACACCGGACTCAACCCCGGACCTGTTGTCGGTATCATTCGTGAATCTCTGCTCATCGCACAGATTTCAGGTGATGTTTCCACAATGGAAGAAGCAATCGAGTATGTAAAAAATCAGGCTAGAATGGAAAAACTGATCCAATAG
- a CDS encoding dihydroorotase, which yields MTNPELVIRKAVWKGEEVDLLVADGKVLDIIPSSDSMYEGAEVVAARGYLLMPSLTDVHTHLRDPGFEYKEDIASGLKAAAHGGFSNIMCMANTSPVNDNAVVTSEMIRKARATFPNGPRLFPIGALTKGLEGEELTSMHDLASAGCVAFSNDGVPVKNTELFRRALEYASDTGKPVIDHCEDPYLELGAGMNEGAVSSLLGLAGQPDVAEAAQVARDLLFAEYLDIHIHLAHISCRKSVDLIAWAKKRGVKVTAETCPHYLLLTEEAVHGYGTNTKVNPPLRTADDVEALLQAIREGVIDMFATDHAPHAAHEKEVEFMVAPCGISGIDSALPLTWSLVAAGKITFDDFIRMWTTAPCKTFSLPLNRFKKGDVADFFLFAPDEEWTLCAENMHSKSKNTPFLRQTLKGRVISHFLGGKKIV from the coding sequence ATGACCAATCCTGAACTGGTTATCCGCAAAGCGGTATGGAAAGGTGAAGAGGTCGATCTCCTCGTAGCAGACGGAAAGGTACTCGATATAATCCCTTCATCAGACTCTATGTACGAAGGAGCCGAGGTTGTCGCTGCCAGAGGATATCTGCTGATGCCGAGTCTTACTGATGTTCATACGCATCTGAGAGATCCCGGCTTTGAATATAAAGAAGACATTGCATCCGGCCTTAAAGCAGCCGCGCACGGCGGTTTTTCAAACATTATGTGCATGGCCAACACCAGCCCGGTAAATGATAATGCGGTAGTCACTTCTGAAATGATACGAAAAGCCCGCGCGACATTTCCAAACGGACCGCGTCTTTTCCCTATCGGAGCGTTGACCAAAGGGCTTGAAGGTGAAGAGCTGACTTCTATGCACGATCTTGCCTCGGCTGGATGCGTTGCTTTTTCAAATGACGGTGTACCTGTTAAAAACACTGAGCTTTTCCGCAGAGCATTAGAATATGCTTCAGATACCGGAAAACCTGTGATTGATCACTGTGAAGATCCATATCTTGAACTTGGTGCAGGAATGAATGAAGGCGCAGTCTCAAGTCTTCTCGGACTTGCCGGACAGCCTGATGTTGCGGAAGCTGCGCAAGTTGCACGGGACCTGCTTTTCGCAGAATATCTCGACATACATATCCATCTTGCACACATTTCGTGCCGTAAATCAGTTGATCTTATCGCATGGGCCAAAAAACGCGGCGTTAAGGTTACGGCTGAAACATGTCCGCACTATCTGCTGCTTACTGAAGAAGCTGTGCACGGCTACGGGACTAATACAAAGGTAAATCCTCCACTGCGCACAGCGGACGACGTTGAAGCCCTTCTACAAGCTATTCGTGAAGGTGTTATCGACATGTTTGCAACGGATCATGCCCCCCATGCAGCGCATGAAAAAGAAGTTGAATTCATGGTCGCGCCATGCGGAATATCAGGAATTGATTCAGCACTGCCACTTACATGGTCACTTGTTGCTGCCGGAAAAATCACATTTGACGATTTTATAAGAATGTGGACCACTGCGCCGTGTAAAACTTTCTCCCTACCGTTGAACCGTTTTAAAAAGGGTGATGTAGCGGACTTCTTCCTCTTTGCTCCTGACGAAGAATGGACTCTTTGTGCTGAAAACATGCACTCAAAAAGCAAAAACACGCCTTTCTTGAGGCAAACCCTGAAAGGACGGGTGATAAGTCATTTCCTTGGCGGCAAAAAAATAGTATGA
- a CDS encoding aspartate carbamoyltransferase catalytic subunit, whose product MEWRHKDLLDITQLSKEDVAHIFETATYFREINSRPVKKVPTLKGHSVVLFFAEPSTRTKTSFDMAGKRLSCDTFSLAKSSSSLTKGETLKDTGLTLEAMNIDGVVIRHWASGAAAFLAERLDCSVINAGDGRHAHPTQALLDGFTLYQEWGSLEGKTVLILGDIAHSRVARSNVIMLTMMGAKVRFCAPRTLLPPNIKSWPVEVFSDVNAASKGVDAIMCLRLQLERQKAGLLPDLREYSRYFGLGQRQMELASPDVKILHPGPINRGVEIDSAIADSAASLVLDQVASGVAVRMALLYLYLTRKK is encoded by the coding sequence ATGGAGTGGCGACACAAAGACTTACTGGATATTACACAGCTCTCGAAAGAGGACGTGGCTCATATTTTTGAAACAGCCACCTACTTTCGGGAGATTAACTCCCGTCCGGTAAAAAAAGTACCGACATTAAAAGGCCATAGCGTGGTCCTTTTTTTTGCCGAGCCAAGCACCAGAACTAAAACTTCTTTTGATATGGCGGGGAAAAGACTTTCCTGCGACACATTCTCTCTTGCTAAAAGCTCAAGCAGCTTAACCAAAGGGGAAACACTTAAAGACACCGGCCTTACTCTTGAAGCCATGAACATTGACGGAGTTGTTATCCGCCACTGGGCCAGCGGGGCAGCCGCCTTCCTTGCCGAAAGGCTTGATTGCAGCGTTATCAACGCCGGAGACGGCAGACACGCCCACCCGACTCAGGCTCTGCTGGACGGATTCACACTCTATCAGGAATGGGGATCACTCGAGGGCAAAACGGTGCTCATTCTGGGCGATATAGCTCACAGTAGAGTTGCAAGGTCAAACGTAATAATGCTTACCATGATGGGTGCGAAAGTCAGATTTTGCGCACCTAGAACTCTTCTCCCGCCAAATATCAAAAGCTGGCCTGTTGAAGTTTTTTCTGACGTAAACGCGGCGTCCAAAGGTGTCGACGCTATCATGTGTCTGCGACTGCAACTCGAAAGACAAAAAGCCGGACTCCTTCCAGATTTGAGGGAATATTCACGCTATTTCGGACTGGGTCAACGGCAGATGGAACTGGCTTCACCGGATGTTAAAATACTGCACCCCGGCCCGATAAACCGCGGTGTTGAAATAGATTCAGCAATTGCTGACTCAGCCGCCAGCCTTGTGCTAGATCAGGTGGCAAGCGGCGTAGCTGTGCGTATGGCACTTCTTTATCTCTATCTCACCCGCAAGAAATAA
- a CDS encoding amidohydrolase family protein → MKNCIRAAKAITLQEGTGLVEDFACIHNGTEILETGTWSSIKKSFSGDVTDLGDVILVPALINAHVHLELSHLEGKTLQGQGFMPWIISLLSNATYAIDETAIRNAVSSMLKTGTAFCADISTQNCSKVAELLHEAGIGFYAFCEAIGPQIPKEGASFFPDKTYPLGRLSGAGHAPYSTHADMLRAIKKADSAANRPYSIHLAENEEEDEIVAKGTGAFAQMLSGAGLLADCGKKGFSPVEYALSLGILDDSTLAIHCVRVSDNDINILAETKTNVCLCPRSNEFIGEGRAPWEKIISSGINTCLGTDSIASNHDLNMWNELEYLLKNIKIPLTTQQALSLVTKNGAKALMVENLYGSIEVGKRPVFATVPSHLEDLLFL, encoded by the coding sequence ATGAAAAACTGTATCAGAGCGGCTAAAGCCATAACACTTCAGGAAGGAACGGGATTAGTCGAAGACTTTGCCTGTATCCACAACGGAACCGAGATTCTGGAAACAGGAACATGGTCCTCTATTAAAAAATCTTTTTCCGGTGACGTAACCGATTTAGGGGATGTGATTCTTGTCCCCGCCCTTATCAATGCACATGTTCACCTTGAACTTTCGCACCTTGAAGGGAAAACCTTACAGGGCCAAGGGTTCATGCCCTGGATAATATCACTGCTTAGCAACGCCACCTATGCCATAGATGAAACTGCAATCCGTAATGCTGTTTCATCCATGCTTAAAACCGGAACAGCTTTTTGCGCTGATATCTCTACGCAAAACTGCTCTAAGGTTGCGGAACTTCTGCACGAAGCAGGTATCGGATTCTACGCTTTCTGTGAAGCTATAGGACCGCAGATTCCGAAAGAGGGAGCATCATTCTTTCCTGATAAAACATACCCTCTCGGCCGCTTGTCAGGTGCGGGACATGCTCCTTACTCTACTCATGCTGACATGCTCCGCGCTATTAAAAAAGCGGATTCAGCGGCAAACCGTCCCTACTCTATTCATTTGGCTGAAAACGAAGAAGAGGACGAAATAGTAGCAAAAGGAACAGGTGCGTTCGCCCAGATGCTAAGCGGAGCAGGATTGCTGGCAGATTGCGGCAAGAAAGGGTTCTCCCCTGTGGAATACGCTCTTTCACTTGGAATACTTGACGACTCCACACTGGCGATTCATTGCGTAAGAGTTTCAGATAATGATATAAACATATTAGCAGAAACGAAAACCAACGTTTGCCTGTGTCCGCGAAGCAATGAATTCATCGGCGAAGGTCGCGCTCCGTGGGAAAAAATCATCAGCTCCGGTATCAACACCTGTTTAGGCACTGACAGCATAGCATCCAACCATGACCTGAATATGTGGAACGAACTGGAATATCTCTTAAAAAATATCAAAATTCCCCTTACAACCCAGCAGGCTTTGTCTCTGGTTACCAAAAACGGTGCTAAAGCATTGATGGTAGAGAATTTATACGGATCAATTGAAGTTGGAAAAAGACCGGTCTTTGCGACTGTTCCAAGCCATCTTGAAGATCTTTTATTCCTATAA
- the sppA gene encoding signal peptide peptidase SppA, with amino-acid sequence MKKISLFILLIATLICGCQPKMNLFPDGTDPLLEKTIQGDASDKVLVISIDGTISDQAKDSLFGARPSLVQEVSSRLQLAEKDKNIKALVLKINSPGGSVTASDVLYNELMLFKKKTGAKIVVSMMDVAASGGYYVSLPADEIMAHPTTLTGSVGVIFIRPKFEGLMDKIGVSVEVSKSGRNKDMGAPFKPDTPEQKEIIDGIITNYANRFKSLVKKHRSISEADLKQIFTAQVFSADDAKKIGLVDSIGYIPDAVDKACELAGISKDAKVITYKRKTYPNDTLYNSASSQAVAPSLINVDAGHFLPPKAGFHYLWYPAAE; translated from the coding sequence ATGAAAAAAATTTCCCTTTTTATCCTGCTGATTGCAACACTGATTTGTGGCTGCCAACCCAAAATGAACCTTTTCCCGGACGGCACTGACCCTCTACTGGAAAAAACTATTCAAGGTGACGCTTCAGATAAAGTACTTGTTATATCAATTGACGGAACAATTTCCGACCAGGCAAAGGACAGCCTTTTCGGCGCAAGACCAAGTCTGGTCCAAGAAGTTTCCTCACGGTTGCAACTCGCTGAAAAAGACAAAAACATCAAAGCATTGGTGCTGAAAATCAATTCCCCCGGCGGATCGGTGACAGCCAGTGATGTTCTATACAACGAACTCATGCTGTTTAAGAAAAAGACAGGGGCGAAGATTGTTGTCTCCATGATGGATGTTGCTGCTTCCGGCGGTTACTATGTCAGTCTGCCGGCTGATGAGATCATGGCACATCCTACAACTCTTACCGGTTCAGTCGGTGTTATTTTCATCCGCCCGAAATTTGAAGGGTTGATGGATAAAATCGGAGTTTCAGTTGAAGTATCCAAATCTGGACGCAACAAAGATATGGGAGCCCCTTTCAAACCGGATACCCCTGAGCAGAAAGAAATAATTGATGGAATCATTACCAATTATGCGAACAGATTTAAGTCACTGGTAAAAAAACACCGTTCAATATCTGAAGCAGACCTCAAACAAATCTTCACCGCGCAAGTTTTCAGTGCTGATGATGCAAAAAAAATAGGTCTTGTAGACAGCATAGGCTACATTCCGGACGCTGTTGATAAAGCTTGTGAACTTGCCGGTATTTCTAAGGATGCAAAAGTCATCACGTATAAACGTAAGACTTATCCAAACGACACTTTGTATAATTCGGCATCATCACAGGCAGTTGCTCCTTCACTTATTAATGTAGATGCCGGACATTTTCTGCCGCCCAAGGCCGGCTTTCATTATCTATGGTATCCGGCCGCAGAATAG